TCGCCGTCGCCGATCAGGCGGATGCGCGCGCCCGCGGCGCGGACTTCCTCGATCAGGCCCTGGTGACGCTCACGGTCCAGGATGACGATGGTCAGGTCGCTGATCTCGCGCTTGAGGGCCATGGCCAGGATCGCGAGGTTGGTCTTGACCGGAGCGGTGATGTCCACCTTGCCAGCGGCGGCAGGACCGACGATCAGCTTCTCCATGTAGGTATCGGGAGCGTAGAACAGACCGTTCTTCTCGGAGACCGCCATGACCGCGATGGAGTTGGGCAGGCCCTTGGCCACCAGGTTGGTGCCTTCGAGGGGATCGACCGCGATGTCGATCTCGCAAGCGCCTTCGCGCCAGGTGCCGACCTTCTCGCCGATGTAGAGCATCGGCGCCTCGTCGCGCTCGCCCTCGCCGATCACGATGGTGCCGCACAGGTCGAGCCGGTTGAGGGTCTCGCGCATGGCCTCGGTGGCTGCCTGGTCGGCCGCGTGGTTGTCACCCTGGCCCATCAGACGACCGGAGGCAAGGGCCGCGGCCTCGACCACCTGGACGATATCGTTGGCGATGCGGGTTTCGAGGCTCTCGCCCGAAACGGGGGTACGAGGGTTGGCGGAAAGCGTCATTGCATTCTCCTCTGAAAAGCAGATCCATCGCCCCCGGCAAGAGGGCGATGGGTGGCGGTTCCTAGTCTAACATAACGAGCACGACGGGCCCTAGATCTTGACCTGACCCTTGAGCACCAGGCCCCGGACCGGGTCGAGGGTGATGACCATGCCGTCGTGGATCTTGTCCAGGTCCTCGGTGCCCAGGATGACGGGCTTGCCGAGTTCCAGCGAGACGA
This genomic window from bacterium contains:
- the glpX gene encoding class II fructose-bisphosphatase, whose amino-acid sequence is MTLSANPRTPVSGESLETRIANDIVQVVEAAALASGRLMGQGDNHAADQAATEAMRETLNRLDLCGTIVIGEGERDEAPMLYIGEKVGTWREGACEIDIAVDPLEGTNLVAKGLPNSIAVMAVSEKNGLFYAPDTYMEKLIVGPAAAGKVDITAPVKTNLAILAMALKREISDLTIVILDRERHQGLIEEVRAAGARIRLIGDGDVCAAISAAVRGTAVHAVMGIGGAPEGVLAAAAMKCLGGEIQARIKPRNEQEAERCRAMGIDLDKVYFTEDLAPGKEIIFAATGITEGDILHGVRYYGAGHRTYSLVMGASTRTIRFIDTVHQTDKNTAVALERF